The Paenibacillus spongiae nucleotide sequence TCGCGTGCGCTTATCGGGAAGACAGATGCGCTTGATGCTGCGCCGGGTACGATCCGTTCCGATTTTGCGGTACATACCAGATTCAATCTTATCCATGGTTCCGATTCGGAAGAAAGCGCCGCCCGCGAAATCGGCATCTTCTTCAAGCCCGAAGAGCTCGTGGATTACAAGCAAACGATACAGCGCTGGATTTAACTGCTTTTAAGCTTAGCTCTATCGCTGGCAAGAGCAATGGACATCATGGGTCGGCGGAGGGATTATCTCGTGGAAGACGTGGATTTCGGACAATTTATTAGGAACATCAAAGCGAAAACCGATATCGATCTGTCGCAGTACAAAGAAGCTCAGATGAAACGGAGGCTCACAACGCTCCGAATGAAGTATGGCTTTACTTCATTCGCTGCCTATTGGGATGCGATGCAGCGCGATTCGAAGCTGTTTAACGAGTTTCTGGACCGCATGACAATCAACGTATCGGAATTTTGGAGGAATCCAAACCGGTGGGAGACGCTGGAGCGTAAATTTTTGCCCGACATGATCAAACGTTCAGGTCGCTTGAAGATCTGGAGCGCTGCCTGCTCGACCGGCGAAGAGCCTTACACGCTGGCCATGATCGCCGCACGTCTGGGCATACTGGATACGACGACAATATTGGCGACGGACCTGGATAACCTGGTGCTGGAGAAAGCGAGGCAAGCTCAATACCACGAACGTTCGGTCCGCGATGTGCCGGCTGCCTATTTGGGCCAATATTTAATCCGGAAGAATCCTGATCTCTATGAGGTCGACGCCCGGCTAAAGAAAATAATAACCTTCAAGCAGCAAAATTTATTGAAGGATACGTTCGATACGCAATTCGATTTAATCGTATGCCGCAATGTTATGATCTATTTTACCGAAGAAGCGAAGCAGATGCTCTATCACAAATTTGCCAAGGCGCTGAAGCCAGGCGGATTGCTCTTCGTCGGCAGCACCGAGCAGATTTTCAGCCCTTCCCAATATGAACTGGAGTCCGTGGAAACCTTCTTCTACCGGCGCAGCATCTAGAGCGCAGCGTATACGGATTTCCAACTTCTCCGATACTAAGCATATTATGATGTATCTGGAGGGTGCTTATGGACAAGCGGCAAGTGATCGCGGCATATCGCCGGGGCTTTATTACCGTGCAGGAATGCGCGCAAATATTGGGTCTTGATATCGGACAACTATCCAGTCTGCTGAATGATCCATGTATGGATGCCGATTCGCAGGCGAAGCTCGGCAAGCAGTCGGTCAATGGATAGTTGGGGCAATTTACAAGCTGTCGAACGTGCGGAAATCTGGCACCAAGACAGCTTTTTTCTATCCTTCGCCTGCACGGAGCACGGATGTAGGCAAGGGTGGGAAAGCTTGCAATTCCTTGTCAAACCGGCAAGGCTATACTATAATGAGCAAAGATGTTTGGGTATATTTATACGTAATTATACATAGTGGACGGATAAGGCAAGGAACGGATGGAAGGCTTGGAAACGACCGCGCGAGCGGGTGGTGCCGCCCCATTGCGGGACTGGCACTGCCGTTAACGCTTGGGAGGAGCTTTAGCGTGAGTTTACGTTATTTGACAGCGGGAGAGACCCATGGACCGCAGCTGACAGCTATAATAGAAGGATTGCCGAGCAATCTGAAGCTGGACTTTGAAGAGCTGAATTTTCAATTGCACCGCCGGCAGAAGGGTCATGGACGGGGCAAGCGCATGCAGATCGAGAAGGATACGGCGGCGATCGTAGGCGGCGTTCGGCATGGCAAGACGACGGGCGCGCCGGTCGCGCTTGTAGTAGCCAACAACGATTGGAAGCATTGGACGACGGTGATGAACATCGAGCCCATCGAGGGCAGCGACGAAGAGAAGCGCCGCGTTCATCGTCCCCGCCCCGGCCATGCCGATTTGAACGGCGGATTGAAATATAATTTAAAGGACCTGCGGAATGTACTGGAGCGTTCCAGCGCCCGCGAGACGGCAGCCCGTGTGGCCGTCGGCGCCGTAGCGCGCCAATTTCTGGCCGAGTTCGGAATTAAGGTTGCCGGACAAGTCATTCGAATCGGCGAGATCGAAGCACCGCCGAACGATCTCCCGGTTGATGAGCTGATTCGCTTGACGGAAGAGTCGGCTGTTCGGGTCGTCGATAAAGAAACGGAAGAGAAAATGACGGCCTATATCGACCAAATCAAAGCCGATGGCGATTCGATCGGCGGGATTGTTGAGTGCATTATCGAAGGCGTGCCTGTCGGACTGGGAAGCCACGTTCAGTGGGACCGCAAGCTTGACGGCCGGATCGCGCAAGCGGTCGTATCGATTAACGCATTCAAGGGCTGCGAGATCGGAATCGGTTTCGAAGCCGGACTGCTGCGCGGCTCGCAGGTACACGACGAAATTATGTATTCGAAGGAGCGCGGCTATTACCGGGCAAGCAACCGTCTTGGCGGCTTCGAGGGCGGAATGACCAACGGCGAGCAAATCGTCGTGCGAGGCGTCATGAAGCCGATCCCTACGTTGTACAAACCGCTGCAGAGCGTCGATATCGACACGAAGGAGCCGTTCACGGCGCAGGTCGAGCGATCCGATGCTTGTGCGGTGCCGGCGGCAAGCGTCGTCATGGAGCATGTCGTGACATGGGAAGTGGCGAAGGCGTTTCTTGAGAAATTCGGCGGGGACTCAATGGAAGAAATCCGTGCCAACTACGACAACTATTTGAAACAGATGGAGCAGTACTAATGGGAGAGCATCGGACGTTAACTGTACAGCTGGGGGAACGCTCGTATCCGATCTATATCGGCGAGGGCCTTATTGATCAAGCAGGTCAACGATTCATCGAGCACGGAATCAGCAGCAAGTCTCCGATCATGATCGTGACGGATGAACATGTAGCCGTGCAGCAGCACTTGGTCCGCCTGGAATCCGTTCTGAAACAAGCGGGCTTCACGGTTAGTTCGGCTGTAGTGCCTGCAGGCGAGACCTCGAAATCGCTTGCTGTCTTCGAAGAGCTTGTTACGAAGGCGCTGCAAGCGGGTCTGGACCGGAAATCGACGATCGTCGCGCTTGGGGGCGGCGTAGTCGGCGATTTGGCCGGTTTCGTCGCAGCTTCCTACATGCGCGGCATTAGATTCGTCCAAGTTCCGACGACGATTCTTGCGCACGACAGCAGTGTCGGAGGCAAGGTGGCGGTGAATCACCCGCTCGCCAAAAACATCATCGGCGCCTTTCATCAGCCGGAGATGGTTCTGTACGATCTGAGCACGCTGCAGACGCTGCCTCAGCGCCAAGTAAGAGCAGGATTATCTGAGGTCGTAAAGCATGGCCTCATCTGGGATGCAGAATTCGTCGCTTGGTGCGACGAGAATGCGGACAGGCTGCAGGCCCTCGATTCGGATGCGCTTGGTTACGCCCTCTTTAAGGGATGCAGCGTGAAAGCAGCGGTCGTATCGAAGGATGAACGCGAGAACGATCTGCGTGCGATCCTGAATCTCGGCCATACGATCGGCCACGCACTCGAAGCCGTAGCTGGTTATAACCAGCTGCTGCACGGTGAAGCGATATCGATCGGCATGGTTGGCGCCGCCCGGTTGGCAGTCAAGCTAGGGGCGCCCGAGCAGGTATATACGGTGACCAAGCATGTCTTGTCCAGAGTCGGATTGCCGGTCCGTTTACCGGAAGAGCTGGATACGGATTTGATTATGGATGCCATGAAGCATGACAAGAAATTCCAAGAAGGTTCGATGACCTTCATCGTGCCCGTCGCGATCGGTGAAGTCGAAATCAATCATACCGTCTCCGCATCACTAGTACGCGAAATTGTGGAAGAATTAAAACAGGAGGCATAGAAGCCCATGAGTGTTCGAGGTATACGCGGTGCCATTACGGTGGATGTCAACGAAGAACAACCCATCCTGGAGGCAACGGCTGAACTGCTCCATGATATCGTCAAGGCAAACGCCATTCTGCCGGAAGATATTTGCAGCGTGCTCGTTACCGTAACGGGCGATCTGGATGCAACGTTCCCGGCGCGCGCAATCCGCTCGATGGAAGGCTGGGAGCTCGTTCCGTTAATGTGCGCATTGGAAGTTCCCGTTAAAGGAAGCCTTGAGAAATGCATACGTCTGATGGTACTGGTAAATACGGACAAATCGCAAAAGGATATCGAGCATATCTATCTGGGCCACGCTCAGAAGCTGCGGCCGGATTTGGCTAAAGCCTAGAATTGCGCTTTATCGGAGGACTTATCCATATTTTGTATTCCATGAGAAGAACGGTTGACGGATTCGACCGTGCTAGTGTATAGTGTTCACATACTTAAAGAACCGTTAGTAGAGATGAGCCGAGTTAGCAGCGTTTGTGACTTGAGATGAGATGAGACTAGTTTAGTATAGCCGAGCGTAAGCCAAGTGAAGATGGAAACCGGGTGCAGGCACCCGCCGATTGTTATGCCCTTACGGCAAATCTCGGCGGATTTGAGCTTGCTGCTGATTCCGATCTTTCTGTCGGCACTCTTCTTTATCTTATTGACATGAACACTCCTGCCTCGGCGGGAGTTTTTTTATTTTATTCGATTGATAAGAGGAGTGGGCAGGCAT carries:
- the aroH gene encoding chorismate mutase; its protein translation is MSVRGIRGAITVDVNEEQPILEATAELLHDIVKANAILPEDICSVLVTVTGDLDATFPARAIRSMEGWELVPLMCALEVPVKGSLEKCIRLMVLVNTDKSQKDIEHIYLGHAQKLRPDLAKA
- the aroC gene encoding chorismate synthase; the protein is MSLRYLTAGETHGPQLTAIIEGLPSNLKLDFEELNFQLHRRQKGHGRGKRMQIEKDTAAIVGGVRHGKTTGAPVALVVANNDWKHWTTVMNIEPIEGSDEEKRRVHRPRPGHADLNGGLKYNLKDLRNVLERSSARETAARVAVGAVARQFLAEFGIKVAGQVIRIGEIEAPPNDLPVDELIRLTEESAVRVVDKETEEKMTAYIDQIKADGDSIGGIVECIIEGVPVGLGSHVQWDRKLDGRIAQAVVSINAFKGCEIGIGFEAGLLRGSQVHDEIMYSKERGYYRASNRLGGFEGGMTNGEQIVVRGVMKPIPTLYKPLQSVDIDTKEPFTAQVERSDACAVPAASVVMEHVVTWEVAKAFLEKFGGDSMEEIRANYDNYLKQMEQY
- the aroB gene encoding 3-dehydroquinate synthase is translated as MGEHRTLTVQLGERSYPIYIGEGLIDQAGQRFIEHGISSKSPIMIVTDEHVAVQQHLVRLESVLKQAGFTVSSAVVPAGETSKSLAVFEELVTKALQAGLDRKSTIVALGGGVVGDLAGFVAASYMRGIRFVQVPTTILAHDSSVGGKVAVNHPLAKNIIGAFHQPEMVLYDLSTLQTLPQRQVRAGLSEVVKHGLIWDAEFVAWCDENADRLQALDSDALGYALFKGCSVKAAVVSKDERENDLRAILNLGHTIGHALEAVAGYNQLLHGEAISIGMVGAARLAVKLGAPEQVYTVTKHVLSRVGLPVRLPEELDTDLIMDAMKHDKKFQEGSMTFIVPVAIGEVEINHTVSASLVREIVEELKQEA
- a CDS encoding CheR family methyltransferase gives rise to the protein MEDVDFGQFIRNIKAKTDIDLSQYKEAQMKRRLTTLRMKYGFTSFAAYWDAMQRDSKLFNEFLDRMTINVSEFWRNPNRWETLERKFLPDMIKRSGRLKIWSAACSTGEEPYTLAMIAARLGILDTTTILATDLDNLVLEKARQAQYHERSVRDVPAAYLGQYLIRKNPDLYEVDARLKKIITFKQQNLLKDTFDTQFDLIVCRNVMIYFTEEAKQMLYHKFAKALKPGGLLFVGSTEQIFSPSQYELESVETFFYRRSI